Below is a genomic region from Desulfobacter sp..
AATCATCCTGAAGATCAATCACCCGATTGCCATAGAAGAGATGACAGGTGGGTTTGAACGGGTCCGGCACCTTGGCTGGATGTTGGAAATCAAACAATGAGGGGAAGGCCAGCCACATCCTGCGGCCTTCATCGGCAATGGGGGTGCCGCAATTGCCGCAGCTCACCTTGCAGGGTAAAATCCGTTCTCGCCTGCCCAGCTCGCTGTTGAAGAAAACCAGATGATCCAAACCCGCCGTCAGCCTGACATGATGTTTGTGAAAGATCGCAGCCCACTGCATGGGGGCACCGTGTAAGGTCTGGCAAACCTGGCAATGGCAAATTTTAGCATCAACCGGATCCGCGCTGACCTCGTATTGAACCGCCCCGCAAAAGCAGGCTGCCTTGTACTTTGGAATAAATTTTTTATCTTCCAAAGAGGCATACTCATATCCCAATGAATGTTCCATTAACAATTGCCCTCCAGTTTGAAATTGCCCGTTTTTTTAATCCCTCTTTTTTTCTTCCCAGGTATTGCGGTGGATACATCTTTCAGTATACCGCTCTTTTGACGGTAATTTCTGGGCCGGCCATCCCATGACCGCAAGGCCAAAGGGAATGATGTGATCCGGCAAACTGAATATGTTGCTGAATTTTTCCACCCGGTCCTCCAGAGGATAAATCCCTGTCCACACCGCACCAAGGCCGCTTGCATGGGCGGCTAAAAGCAGGTTCTGCATGGCTGCTGAGCAGTCCTGGGGCCAATACCCCTCGTATTTTTCTTGGGACAGATCTCCGCAAACAAGGATGCCCAAAGGGGCTTTTGTGATCATGGGCACATAGGGGTGAACGGTTTTAATCTGATGTTTTTTTGCACTATCCGTGACAAGGATAAACTGCCAGGCCCGCTCGTCTCCGGCACTGGGTGCCATCATGGCCGCGGCCAAAATCTTTTGGCCCAGGGATTCTGGGATTTTTTGATCCGTGTATTTTCTGATGCTTCGTCTGGTATGAATTGCTTCGAATAATTCCATTTTTGAGAACTCCATATTTTCATCCTGATGGTTGCAGGAGGTTAAAATAAAACAGGCTTGCATATAAATCAACTAGGGTATCGTTTGGCTCCATGCCCTTTTAAAACAATATTGGCCAGCATAAACTGAGTGGGCAAAAGCTGTTTTAAAATCTTTATAGCCTTTTTGACATAAGTCTGAACAGGGAAATTTCGTGGCAGGCATTCCATTGAAAAACGGAGCCTGACCCACAGGTCGTTCTTGCCTTAATTTACCTTGGTTTGGCCTGCCGGGATTTGAGAACTGTCATCAAGATTTGATCGGGTATTATTGATATATAGTGTGTTTTTTGGCGGTTGGCCATTGGATAATTATTGTTGAGTTTGAACATTCAAAAAAACTAATCAATTGATCTGTCAATCATTACCAAAAATTGCCAGGTGATTTTGAGCTTATATACCATGATTGCGGGGTCTCAATTTACTAAACGCCACCGGGTAAATCAGGTGGCGTTTAGTTATGATTCTCATGGCACTTTTTTTGTTAAACCAACAACTTTTCCACACGGCACGGTACATATCGGTGAAAGGGTGTTGCTGCAAAGCGATCCCTATGGCTACTTTTCGTTAGCCGGTTCACATTTACCCCATGTTCTCTCCCTTTATATTTCAATCCAAATCCGTGGGGCATCAGGACCTCACCCTTCCGGGTTTCACCGGTGATTTCAAGTTCAATTTCAACACTGGCCGCTTCCGTGGTCAGACTTACGATCTCCCCATCAACCATGTTTAATTGTGCTGCATCATCAGGATTCATGGCAAGTGTGCAGACACGTCTTGATTTGTTCCAGTCCGGCTTTCGCATCAGGGTGTTGGCCACATTGGAGGTGTGACGTCCGGCACTCAATGTCATGGGAAGAACAAGCGCTTTGGCCTCCTGTTCCGGAGTGATTTCATGGACCCATGCTTCCATTTCCGGAATATGGACATGAATCTTTCCATCAAGTGTCTTAAGTTCATCCATGTTGTTTTCAAAATCTGTTTTTCCGATCCAAAGGCCTTCGGGGTGGGTTAGAATTTCTTGAAACATCTTCTGGGACCATCCGATTCCAGGGGTTAGTATGGCAAGAGGGGCAATACTTTTATGACGAATAGAACCGATGATGGCTTTGGATACCAGGCGAAAATCAGTCAATTGTTCAAACCAGCCAGGTTTTGTGATGCCCTTGCGTGACGCCGCAGCAACCACCTTTTTGTTTGCGGGAAGCAAAATACCCCACAAGGCCGCTTTATTGCCTGATTCAAAAACACGTCCTAAGGTCATGGAAAGGATGTGGGGCATGACTTTAGCGGTCTTTTTGTTTTTGGAAACAAACGAAAACAATGCAGCGGCATAATCCATTCTGCCCTTTTGGGCCGCTTTTTTAAGCGTGTCTGGAATGTCAGGAATCAGCCCTGCAGCCTGGCAAATGCCGGTATAAATTTCTCCTGCCTCTTTGGCATCCCCTTTTGCAGCATGACGGGTTGCCGCATCTGAAAATACACCTCAGGGTATGTCCATGTAAAGAAGGTCGCATCCCAGGACTCATATCCGGATTTGGCAGGCAGAACATAGTCGGACAACTCGGCGGTTTCAGTCATCCCTCTGTGACAATATAAGTGAGACACTTACCCCTTGATAAATTAGTGTAGGGCGGGTAAGGCAATACTTATATGAAACCGATAAAAATGAACCCACTACCAGAGTCCGAAAAACAGGCAGCCCCCAAGGAGGCACCAATGGAAGGAGCCCATAGGGCGACTGGAATTGGTGCCTCCTTGGGGGGACAGGATTCAATCCCTGATCCTGAAGTTCCTGAGAAAAAGCCCCGGCGTAATTTCACTGCTTCTTATAAACTGCGTATTCTCCAAGAGGTTGAAAACTGCAATGAATCCGGAGGAATAGGTAGGATACTTCGAAGAGAGGGCCTCTATTCTTCAAATTTAGCCGATTGGCGCAAAGCCCGGAATAAAGGACTTCTCAACGCCATGGCACCTCGAAAGCGAGGGAGGAAATCCAAAGAGAAGAACCCATTGGCAACAGAGGTCGCCAGACTTCAAAAAGAAAAATCTAAATTAGAGCATAAGTTAAAACAGGCGGAACTCATCATTGAAGCCCAAAAAAAAATTTCTCAGATCCTGGGAATCCAACAAAATCTGGACGACCTCAAAGGAGACGACTGATGAATGCCGCCCTAACGTTAAGTCACGATCTTGGGAAAAAGCCTTCATGTGAGGCTTTCGGTGTCCCTCGCTCATCTTTTTATAGGTTTTATTCTCCGAAAAAACAGGTGAAATCAAAGCGGGGCAGCTCTCCTCTTTCTTTGAATCCTGATGAACAACAAACGGTTTTGGATATTCTTCACTCGGACACGTATCGAGACCAGGCCCCATACCAGGTCTATGCCTCTCTTCTTGATAAAGGAAAATACTATTGCTCCATCAGAACGATGTATCGGCTTCTTCACAAAGAACATGGTTCTGTGCCGGAACGAAGACGGCAGGTAAATCGCCCGAAATATAAAAAACCTGAATTGCTGGCAACAGGACCGAATCAGGTCTGGTCCTGGGATATTACCAAGTTGAAAAGTGTCACAAAATGGACTTATTTCTATCTGTATGTAATCATGGATATTTTCAGCAGGTATGTTGTCGGCTGGATGGTCGCCCATAGGGAACAAACAGCATTGGCCAAAAGGCTTATTGAGAAGTCCTGTGAAAACCAAAATATATTACCCGGTCAGCTTGGACTTCATGCAGATCGGGGAGCCAGTATGAAATCCAAAGGGGTTGCCCAACTTCTTGTCGATTTAGGGGTAACCAAAACCCACAGCAGACCGCACGTCAGCAATGATAACCCTTACTCTGAAGCTCAGTTTAAAACATTGAAATATTGTCCAAAATTTCCAAATCATTTTGGTTCGATCGAGGATACAAGAGCCTTCTGCCAGGATTTCTTTGGATACTACAATAAAGAGCATTACCATTCTGGTATTGGCCTGGTAACCCCGGAACAGTTTCATTATGGCATTGCTAAAGAGATTTATGGGTCTCGCTGTAGAACTTTGAAAGAGGCGTTTATTAAAAACCCAATACGCTTTAAGGGGAAAATCCCTCGGCCACCAGCTTTACCAGAAGCAGCCTGGATCAACAAACCGGAACAGGAAGAGAAGGATAAGATTGGAGCCTAATTTTAGGCATAAAGTGTCTCATTGTCATTGACACATTCCGCATGGCAAGCTCTATGGTGACCAGAAGGTCAAGTTTTTTAAAGGCATTCTCATAGGCGGTTGAATCTGCATAGGATCTGAGGGGATTGGAGCTTGAGGCAACAATTGCTCGAAGCCGCTGTGGATGATCGGATAAAATTTCCTCAGGCACCACATTGGGAGGGAAAGCCCCATTAATTGCAGGAATATCAGTGGTAACGGTGCGCCAGGTTTTGGTGTCCCGTTCATCTGTATGGGAGCCCAGAGGGATGAGACCGCCGGGGATGACATTTCCACCAGTGACACACAGCCTGCCGCAAACAGCTGCAAGGATCATATACAAATAGGTCACCAAGGTGCTGTGTCTGTTCATATAGACACCAAGATCAAAATGCATGCACCATTTGCGTTGGGAAAGTTCTTTGCATAATCCATATACATAAGATTCTTCAACCTCACAAAGGGCAAGGGCGCCTTTAATGTCAAATCCCTCAAACCAGGGCCGTATCTTTTCAAATCCTGTGACATGGCTTTTTATATACCCTTTGTTTTCAATGCCCGTTTTAAGGATGATGGCGATCATTGCTCTGGTTAACAGTGCATCAGTACCAGGTTTAACCGGGATATGGATATTGGCGATTTTGGCTGTCTCCGACTTTCGGGGATCAATCACTGCCAGCAGTTTATCTGGATTTTTTGAGAACTCTTTTAACATGATCGGGGCCCGTGGTGTCTGGTGTGACACCATGCCGTTCCAGCCAATGGCCAGGATCATATCACTGTGGTGTTCATCAGGAATGGCAAACCGGTTCTGACGGCCGAGCATTCGCCCGCATGCCCAGAAATAGCCGGTCAGTTCCTGGGCAAGGGCATTATAATTATACCGGGAGCCTAAACCTTTCATGAGGGACATGCCAAATGCGGCTTCAAAAGGGAATGTTCAGAATTCTGTGTCACGGTTTCGGTTCCCGGATCTGTCTCGGCGCCAGCGGAAGTAAAAGCCAGGTCCGAGAATGGGCCTTCAATCTGCCACGTCGGAGGAGTTGGCTTTTGCTGGAGCGGAGTTCCTGGAACCATCTTTTCCATCTGTAAATAAATCCCTATCAAATTCCCAGCTCTTTATCCAGCCGGCCTTCAAAGAAAATTGCCAACTGGGAAATTGTCAGTGACCAGTTTTGAACCGGCATTGTCCATTTCTTACTGGCGTTCTGGATCCCCATGTAAAGCAGCTTTAACAGGCTGTCCTGGTTAGGAAACGATCCCTTTGTTTTGGTCAGTTTTCGAAACTGTCGATGCACAGCCTCAATGGTATTTGTGGTGTATATTATCCGTCGGATCTCTTCTGGATATTTAAAGAAATGACTGAGGCGCTCCCAGTTGTTCCGCCAGGATTTTATCACAATCGGGTATTTGTCATTCCATTTGTTTTCCAAAATATCCAGTTCTTCTTCGGCCAGATCCTTATTAACCGCTTTATAAACACGTTTTAGATCTGCCATAAATTCCTTTTTATTTTTGGAACCAACGTATTTCAATGAATTTCGGATCTGGTGGACTACGCAGAGTTGAACTTCTGTGTCCGGGAATATGGTCTCAATGGCCTCGGGAAAACCTTTCAGACCATCAACACAGGCAATCAGGATATCTTTTACCCCTCGGTTTGAAAGGTCTGTTAACACCTGCAGCCAGAAGTTCGCACCCTCATTCTCGGATATGTACAGCCCAAGAACCTCTTTGCGGCCCTCGATATTCACCCCAAGAATTGTGTAAACGGCTTTGCTGCCGACCTTTCCGTTTTCTCGTACTTTATAATGTATGGCATCAAGCCATACGATTGGGTACACATTTTCCAACGGCCTGGCCTGCCATTCTTTAACGGTATGAATAATTTTATCGGTAATAGCGCTAAGGGTGGCATTTGAAATCTCAAGTCCATAGATTTCCTGTAAATGGGCAGCCATGTCATTATAGCTCATGCCCAGGCCGTAAAGGGCTATTATCTTTCTTTCAATTTCATCGCTGAGCGTTGTCTGATGTTTTTTGACGATCTGTGGAGAGAAGGTTTCGGCCCTGTCACGCGGGGTTTCCAGCTCAAATTTACCATCCAGGGACTTAATGGTCTTTCTGCTTTTTCCATTACGGCGGTTGGCAGAAATTTCCTGTCCGAGATGGGACTCCAACTCTCCTTCAAGAGCAGCTTCCGCAAGATTTTTGATTAATGATGTAAGGACGCCGCCCTTACCTGTGAAGGGTTTACCTTCCTGAATACCTTTAAGAGCTTTTTGAAAATCAAATTCGGTGTTGTCTTCGGTCATGTCAGTTCTCCTTATTTAGCTGAGTATATCAGCTTTGATTCAACTGACACAGAATTTTGAACGCCCTTATATGATCCGCTCCCCAGTATATCTATAGTATCGCAAGCCGGTTATCCGCTGGCAGCTGTCAAAGAGTGTTTAAGGCAACTCGTTTAAAAAATTGTCTATACCCAGCTGTCCATGACCTTGGGTCAACCTGTATACAGCCAGAGAAATTCAACATAATGGTTCATTGCTAAGCGTCTCTCTTTTTAATTTATTTATAGCGTGTAGAGATCGTCCGTGGCAAATACCGCTTCTGTGGTGAGGTTCACACCGAGCTTGCGCAGCCCTTCCTCATCGCCAGGGGAAGGCATGTGGGTCATGTGCATTTCACATTCGTTAAATTCCTTTAATCCTTCCATGGCAACCTGGATTGCGTGGTTGGACGTGGAGCTGATTGCCATGGCAATCAAGGTTTCCTGAAGGTCCATGCTCAGGCTTTTTTCGCCCAGGATATTTGTTTTTAGATTTTTTACCGAATCACAGACAAGATCCGGCATCAGGTTGATTTTGCTGGGAATGCCGGCCATATGTTTGATGGCTCTGACAATGGCACTGGAGGCGGCATGCATCCGGGGGGAGTTGCTCCCCTGGATAATCGTACCGTCTTTGAGCTGGATGGCAGCCCCGAAATGGATACCGTCATTGCCCAGCCTTGGATCTGCCTCGGCTTCTTGGGCAGCGTTTCGTGCCGGGATGACAACAACCCGGTTCTCAACGGTGAGGTGGTGCTCTTTCATCATGAGTTCGGCCCGTTGGACAGTCTCTTTGTCTGCAAGGCCCAGGACATATTCGCAGCGGTAGCGAAGATACCTGCGGATAAGCTCCTGCCGGGCCGCTTCCTGGGCAATCTCATCATTGGTGATGGCAAAGCCCACCCGGTTAACGCCCATGTCTGTCGGGGATCTGTAACCTGCATCATCACCGGTAATTTTTTCCAGAATCCGTTTCAGCACCGGGTAGACCTCAACGTCCCGGTTGTAGTTCACCGATTTGGTATCATAGGCCTCCAAATGGAAGGGATCAATCATATTATGGTCGGCCAGGTCGGCGGTTGCCGCTTCATAAGCCACGTTTACAGGATGTTTTAAGGGCAGATTCTAAACCGGAAAGGTTTCGAACTTGGCATAGCCGGATTGAATGCCGTGCTGGTGGTCGTGGTATAGCTGGGAGAGGCAAGTGGCCATTTTCCCGCTGCCCGGTCCCGGGCCTGTAACCACCACCAAAGGCTTTTTTGATTTAATATAATCGTTGGTTCCGTATCCTTCTTCGCTGACGATGAGGTCCACGTCCGTGGGGTAGCCCTTGGTAAAATAATGGGTAAAGACATTGATGTTCCGGTGCTCTAATTTTTTTTTGAAAATTACTGCTGCCGGCTGGTTTTCAAACCGTGTGATGATGACTCCCCGAACACTGATATCCCAGCTTCTTAAATCGTCTATGATTTTAAGAATATCTGTTTCATAGGTGATGCCGACGTCCGCACGAATTTTTTTGCGCTCAATGTCTCCCGCATAGATGCAAATCAGTACCTCAGCCTGTTCCCGAAGCTCGTGAAGCAACCGTATTTTGATATTGGGGTCGTACCCGGGCAGAACCCTGGCAGCATGATAATCAAAGAGTAGTTTACCGCCAAACTCAAGGTAAAGTTTATTATTGAACCGGTCAATCCGGCTT
It encodes:
- a CDS encoding GFA family protein, yielding MEHSLGYEYASLEDKKFIPKYKAACFCGAVQYEVSADPVDAKICHCQVCQTLHGAPMQWAAIFHKHHVRLTAGLDHLVFFNSELGRRERILPCKVSCGNCGTPIADEGRRMWLAFPSLFDFQHPAKVPDPFKPTCHLFYGNRVIDLQDDLPKWAGHKNHSTRL
- a CDS encoding nitroreductase family protein, which translates into the protein MELFEAIHTRRSIRKYTDQKIPESLGQKILAAAMMAPSAGDERAWQFILVTDSAKKHQIKTVHPYVPMITKAPLGILVCGDLSQEKYEGYWPQDCSAAMQNLLLAAHASGLGAVWTGIYPLEDRVEKFSNIFSLPDHIIPFGLAVMGWPAQKLPSKERYTERCIHRNTWEEKKRD
- a CDS encoding IS3 family transposase (programmed frameshift), with product MEGAHRATGIGASLGGQDSIPDPEVPEKKPRRNFTASYKLRILQEVENCNESGGIGRILRREGLYSSNLADWRKARNKGLLNAMAPRKRGRKSKEKNPLATEVARLQKEKSKLEHKLKQAELIIEAQKKNFSDPGNPTKSGRPQRRRLMNAALTLSHDLGKKPSCEAFGVPRSSFYRFYSPKKQVKSKRGSSPLSLNPDEQQTVLDILHSDTYRDQAPYQVYASLLDKGKYYCSIRTMYRLLHKEHGSVPERRRQVNRPKYKKPELLATGPNQVWSWDITKLKSVTKWTYFYLYVIMDIFSRYVVGWMVAHREQTALAKRLIEKSCENQNILPGQLGLHADRGASMKSKGVAQLLVDLGVTKTHSRPHVSNDNPYSEAQFKTLKYCPKFPNHFGSIEDTRAFCQDFFGYYNKEHYHSGIGLVTPEQFHYGIAKEIYGSRCRTLKEAFIKNPIRFKGKIPRPPALPEAAWINKPEQEEKDKIGA
- a CDS encoding molybdopterin-dependent oxidoreductase; translation: MSLMKGLGSRYNYNALAQELTGYFWACGRMLGRQNRFAIPDEHHSDMILAIGWNGMVSHQTPRAPIMLKEFSKNPDKLLAVIDPRKSETAKIANIHIPVKPGTDALLTRAMIAIILKTGIENKGYIKSHVTGFEKIRPWFEGFDIKGALALCEVEESYVYGLCKELSQRKWCMHFDLGVYMNRHSTLVTYLYMILAAVCGRLCVTGGNVIPGGLIPLGSHTDERDTKTWRTVTTDIPAINGAFPPNVVPEEILSDHPQRLRAIVASSSNPLRSYADSTAYENAFKKLDLLVTIELAMRNVSMTMRHFMPKIRLQSYPSLPVPVC
- a CDS encoding IS256 family transposase codes for the protein MTEDNTEFDFQKALKGIQEGKPFTGKGGVLTSLIKNLAEAALEGELESHLGQEISANRRNGKSRKTIKSLDGKFELETPRDRAETFSPQIVKKHQTTLSDEIERKIIALYGLGMSYNDMAAHLQEIYGLEISNATLSAITDKIIHTVKEWQARPLENVYPIVWLDAIHYKVRENGKVGSKAVYTILGVNIEGRKEVLGLYISENEGANFWLQVLTDLSNRGVKDILIACVDGLKGFPEAIETIFPDTEVQLCVVHQIRNSLKYVGSKNKKEFMADLKRVYKAVNKDLAEEELDILENKWNDKYPIVIKSWRNNWERLSHFFKYPEEIRRIIYTTNTIEAVHRQFRKLTKTKGSFPNQDSLLKLLYMGIQNASKKWTMPVQNWSLTISQLAIFFEGRLDKELGI